The genomic DNA CGGTGAGCACGGTCCGCAACTCGGCAGGGTCCGTGATGCTGTTGGGGGTCATGCCGGTGAGTTCGCGGCCGTCCAGCCGGGCGTCGAGCTCCCGGTCGGGCAGGGTGGCGAGCAGCATCTTGCCGACAGAGGTGCAGTGGGCGGGCAGTCTGCGTCCGGCCGCCGAGACCATCCGTACCGCATGGGTGGAGTCCACCTTGGCGATATAGATGACGTCGGTGTCCTCCAGGATCGCCACATGGACCGTCTCGCCACAGGTCTCGGCGACCTCGCGGGCCACCTGCTGCCCCTCGGCGGCGAGGTCGAGCTGCTCGGCGTACCGGCTGCCGAGCTGATAGGTGCGGACACCGAGGCGGTAGCGGCCGGGCTGGTCGGGGAGCGCCACCAGGTACGAGCGGGCGGCGAGGGTGGTCAGCAGTTCGTGGACGGTGGTGCGCGGCAGCTGGAGCTTGCGGGTGACCTCGGGCGCGGAGAGCGTTCCGTCGCCGTGGAGGAAGAGTTCGAGTACGTCCAGGGCTCTGGTCACCGCAGGGACGAGTCGCCCCATGGTTGTGCACCCACCTCTCGCGTTCGACACTCCGACCATTGGCCGGAATCGCGAACACAGGCTAGTCGCAGCGCACTTGCGACGGCAATGCCGCCGACCCACCCCGACGCCCCACCGATGCGTCGATCTGCTCCGTTTACTGCCTCTTTTGTCGGACCTGCCGCCCGAGCAGGGCGAGCAGCTCGGTCTGTGGGTCCGCGCCCTTCCCGGTCTTGACCGGCGGGGCGAACAGGCCGGTCTGCGACAGGCTCTGCACGTACGGCCCGACCTCGCGCCGGGTGAACTCGACGAGATCCTCCGGCAGCCGTTCGTCGGCGCCGATGGCCCGGGAGAGGTCCCAGGAGTGGACCACCGCGTCGCTGACCATCTGCGCGCAGTAGGCGTCGGCGGCGCTGTCCCCGTACGAGAGGTTCACGGTCCGCTTCAGCACTCCGGGGGCCTCGAACGCCTTGCGGGCCTCTGCTGCCGCACGGTCCCACACGGTGACCGGGTCGTCGCCGAGCACATCGCCGTCGAAGGCGTCACCGACCTCCGCGACGGTACGTCCCTCCGTCAGCAGCGACGGGACCCACAGCTGCTCGGTCGTGAGATGGGTGACCAGATCTCGGACGGACCACTCGGTGCACGGCGTCGATGCGGACCACTGGTCGTCCCGCACGGCATGCACCCGGTCCGTGAAGAGCCGGAGCGCCTCGGCGTGCCGGTCGAGCAGGGCGCGGGCGGAGGGGGTGTGAGATGCCATGTGACCACTGTCTCCGTCCGGAGAGCCGCGCGCGAGCACGTCTGCTGCTTCGGCGCGGCCGAAAAGGGTATCCGCAGTCCCATGTCGTCTCCGAGCAACGCGTCCTCAGCCCCCTCGCCCACCGGACTCCGCACCTGGCTGCACCGGGGCGATCTCGCCGTCTTCCGTAGCGTGGCCGGCCGGCACTGGCCGGGCGCCGGCCCCGTACTGCCACGGCTGAGCCGCAGCGCCGATCACGGGCTCCTGTGGTTCGGCGCCGCGGCGGGCATGGCCGCACTGGGCGGCAGCGCCCGGGCCCGGCGCGCCGCGCTCCGCGGGGTGGTCTCGCTGGCTGTGGCCTCGGCCGCGATCAATACCGTGGGGAAGGGTGCGGTGCGCAGGGAGCGGCCGGTACTGGACGCCGTGCCGGTGATACGGCGGCTCACGCGCCAGCCGTTCACCACCTCCTTCCCGTCCGGGCATGCCGCGTCGGCGGCGGCCTTCGCGACGGGTGTCGCCCTCGAATCGAAGGGCTGGGGTGCGGCGGTCGCCCCGCTCGCGCTGGCGGTCGCCGCCTCGCGCGTCTATACGGGGGTCCACTATCCGAGTGATGTGGTGGCCGGTGCGGCGCTCGGCATAGGAGCCGCGTTCGCGCTGCGCGGTGTCGTACCGACGCGAGGACAGCTGCCCGCACCGGGCAGACCTCCCGCCCATGCGCCCGCTCTGCCGGGCGGCCGGGGCCTGGTGGTCGTCGTCAACCAGGAGTCCGGCTCGGCGACGGCCACGGCCTCGCTGGTGCGCGACTCGCTGCCGCTCGCCGAGGTGGTGGAGTGCGCGCCCGGCGAGCTCTCCACCGAACTGGAGAAGGCCGCCGGACGGGGCCGCGCGCTCGGGATCTGCGGGGGCGACGGCACGGTCAACAGCGCCGCTGCCGTCGCCGCCGCGCACCGCGTGCCGCTCGCGGTGTTCCCCGGCGGAACCCTCAACCACTTCGCCTACGACCTGGGCATCGAGACGGTGGACGACGTGTGTGCCGCGCTGGCGGCGGGCGATGCGGTACGGGTGGACCTCGGCCGCTTCCGGCCGGGGCCGGACGGGCCGACCGGCGCGCCGGGCTATTTCCTCAACGCCTTCAGCCTGGGTGCCTATCCGGAGCTGGTACGGACCCGCGAGCACTGGGCACCGCGTATCGGCGGCTGGCCGGCAGGCGTCCTGGCTGCGCTCCACGTATTGCGCGGCGATCGCCCGCTGGAGGCCGAGCTACAGGGAGAGCGACGGCCGTTGTGGCTGTTGTTCGTGGGCAACGGTCTGTTCCGGCGAGTGGGTCCGGCACCGGGCCGACGCCACAACCTCGCGGACGGACTGCTGGACGTCCGGGCGGTGCACGGCGGCCGCACACCCGGTCTTCGCCTCCTCGCGGCTGCGGTAGCGGGCCCGTTGACCCGCTCCCCCGTTCATGCGGCGGTACGGCTCCGCAGGGTGCGGATCGCCGGCCTGGCCCCGGGAACGCCCTATGCGTACGACGGCGAAGTAGCGCACAGCCAGAGGGAGTTGGTCATCGACAAGCTTCCCGAGGCGCTGACCGTCTACTGCCCGATGCCCGTGTGAGTCATCATCGTCGTCGTCCACATAACAAGACGCCAATCTCACGATCCGACATCTCGGCGTACCGTTGGTGCCACGCCCAGCGCTTCGCATCACGCTCCGAGAGAGGACGCACAGCCATGCCGAAGGAGACCGCCGTCTACACCCACGGCCACCACGAGTCGGTGCTGCGCTCGCACCGCTGGCGCACCGCCGCCAACTCGGCGGCCTATCTGATCGGCGAACTCCGGCCGGGCATGGCGGTGCTGGACGTCGGCTGCGGTCCGGGCACCATCACCGCGGATCTGGCGGCGCTGGTCGCCCCCGGCCGGGTGACCGCCGTCGACACCTCCGGGGAGATCCTGGACCGGGCCGCCGAGGTCGCCGCCCGACGCGGCCTGGAAAACATCGAGTTCGCCACCGCCGATGTGCACGACCTGGACTTCCCCGACGACTCCTTCGACATCGTGCACGCCCACCAGGTACTGCAACATGTGGGCGACCCGGTGCAGGCGCTCCGCGAGATGCGGAGGGTCTGCCGCCCCGGCGGCATCGTCGCGGCCCGCGACAGCGACTACGCGGCGATGGCCTGGTACCCCGAAGCGCCGGTCATGGACGCGTGGCTGGAGCTGTACAGGCGGGTGGCCCGCGCCAATGGCGGGGAGCCGGACGCAGGCCGGCGGCTGCTCTGCTGGGCCCGGCAGGCCGGCTTCACCGACATCACCCCGTCGGCCGCCGCCTGGTGTTTCGCCACGCCGGAGAACCGGGTCTGGTGGAGCGGGCTGTGGGCGGACCGTACGGTCGGCTCGGTGTACGCGAAGCTGGCCGTGGACGGTGGCCATGCGACCACCGCACAACTGAACGACATCGCGGCGGCCTGGCACACCTGGGGTGAGCAGGAGGACGCATGGTTCATGGTGCCGCACGGCGAAGTGCTCTGCCGCGCCTGACGCAGCCGGGCCGGCCACGGGAATCGATCACGGGACGCTTCGCCGCCAACTACCCTGTTCCGCATGGAAATTCTGGGAACCACGCTGCGCATCTGCGTCGACGACCTGGAGGCCGCGGTGGCCTTCTACGAGGACCTCACGGCCAGTCCGGCGCTGCGCTTCGAGCGCGGCGGTGTCTCGGTCGCCGCCATCAGCTGCTTTCTGCTGATGAGTGGCCCCGAGTCGGAACTGGAGATCCTGCGCAAGGTGACGGCGACGATCGCGGTGAAGAACGTCGACGACGCGTACGAGTCGCTCACCCGCGTCGGCGCCCGGATACTCGCGGGCCCGGTACCGACCCCGGTCGGCCGGAACCTGATCGCGGTCCATCCGGACGGCTCGGTCTTCGAGTACGTCGATCGGAACCTGCCGGCCTGATCCGGCAGGTTCCGCAACTCCTGACGTCGCTCCCTGCCCACGCGCACCGGCACCTCACCGGCCGGTTCGCACGTGGGCCGCTCACTCCGGCGAGCGTCCGGTCAACTCCGCGGGCGCATCCGGTAGTTGTACGCCTCGGGCAGTGGTTCGTCGGTGAGCGCCGACCAGACCTCGTCCAGGATCTCCGCCCCCTCCCGCAGGTCCGCGACCTCGAAGCCCTCGTCGAAGACGGCACGGGCGGCCCCACGGTCGCCCTCGGCAAGCAGGAGCCGGGCCTCCAGCAGGCGGAACCGGCCGCGCTGCCGGATCGCCGGGCGCAGCCCGTCCCAGACCGTTCGGGCCTCGTCGGTCCGCCCGGCCGCCAGCAACGCCTCTATCGCCTCATGGCCAAGGGCCGTGGTGGCGGCGGTCCACGCCTCGCCGTCGTCCCGGCGTTCCGCGCAGAGGTCCTCGAACGCCTCGGCGTAGTGGTCGGCGGCCCTGTTCCGCTGGCCGCCCTCCTGGGCGGCGACCGCCAGACAGCGCAGCAGCGGCCAGCGGGACGGGGCAAGGGCCAGACCGCGCTCCCAGCTGCGGACCGCCTGGGCGCGGTCACCGGCGTGCCACTGGGCGACGCCGAGGTGGTACTCGGTGAGAGGTTCGGCGGATGCCGTCTCCAGCATGTCGCGCCAGTGCGCGGAGACGAGCGAGGGTCCGGGCGGCGTCACGCGGCGCGGCTCGGGGAAGGCGCCCTGGTCGAGCAGGTGCAGCCAGGGTGCCTGCTGTTCACCGAGGGTGGACTCGGCGAACGGTGTGCCCGGGAGCCGGTACTTGCCGCGCCGGACTTCGAGGGCGCCCCAGCCGGAGCCGGTGGCGAGGGACTCGCCGGGCTCGGTGTCCGCGTGCGGGCGCCAGACCGCGTACGCGGCGTCGACGTCGGCGCGCGGCAGGGCTTCGGCGAGGCGCTGCTCGGTCTCGGCGCGGGCCGCGGCCCAGTCGTCGCCGTGCACGACGCCCGGGTCGGCGGTCAGCGGTCCGTACGACTCCAGCCAGCTGAACTCGGCGCCCGGTTCTAGCGGGATGTGCTCCAACTGGGTACGGGCGAGTCCGGCCTGGATCTCCGCGTAGCCGACGGTGCCGGGTTCGGTGAGCCACTGCTGCCACCGTCGCCCGCCGGGCCCGCTCCCCCAGAGGAAGAGCTTGCGGCCGCGCAGCGTGTCGGTGGAGGTCTGGACGAGTCCGTGACCGTCCTCGTCGAGGGAGGCGATCCAGCGGCGGGTGCCGTCGGGCACCTCGTAGAAGTAGTCGGCGGGGAAGTCGCTGCGCAGCGGGTACGTACGGTCGACGGAGCCGGTCTCCGGCACGGGCACCCGGGTGAGGGTCCGCTCGTAGCCGAAGTGCCAGGCCTCGTCGGCCGGGGCGAGGACCCGTGACCGCGCGCCCTCGGGGACGGCGATGTTGGACCACCAGTAGACGGGCGCGGTGTGCTCGTGCGGATTGCGTATCCGTACCCCGACGTGGAGGAAGTCGGAGTCCTCCGGCAGCCACAGGTCCACCTGGAACGGCAGGTCGCGCAGCCGCTCCCACTCCCAGAGACGGACCATTTCACCGCCGTCGGGCGCGGTGACGCGGGCGGCGTGCACCGGGGCGCAGGACAGCGTGGTGTGGCCGGTCGCGCCGATGTTCCACTCGATGCCGCCGGAGAACCAGGCGCCGTTGAGGGCGAAGTCGGCAGGCTGCAGGACGGGGTTGGTGTAGAGCAGCTCCCGGCCGGTCGGCTTGTGGTGAAGGGAGTGGATCCGGCCGCCGAGCCCGGGCAGGACGGTGGCCCGGAGCCGGTCGTTCTCGATGACGATCGCGTCCAGACCGGTGGGGGTCCGCTCGCGCCCGTACCCGTCGAGAATGCGCACAGGCAGGACGGTGGTCAGCGGCTCGTAGCCGATCTGCCGCGCCATGTCACGCGGCAGCCCGGCCCGGTCACGGTCGTCGACGACATGCATCTCGTCGAGCGGCCGCAGCGCGGGCAGCGGGTTCTCCGGGCCCAGCGGTGCGGCGGGCAGAGTCAGTACGGCACGTCGTACGGTCGTGGCCAAAGCAACCTCGCTCCCTCGCGCGGGCCGCCGCAGGTCCGGGCGCCCCCGATGACCATGGAACACTCTCGAAGCCGCCCCGACCAGGGGCGTCGCCGTCAGACTTCGGCAAAGGCCGCCACCGGCGTCGACGGCGGCAATATTCCGCGTGCGTCCCGTCCTCGCCGTCGTAGCCTTGCTCCCCAACGGTTCATGCGACAGAGGCGGCAGAACGGGATGAGCACCCAGCACACCTACCGAGTGATCGTGCGCGGCACCTGGGAGGGCCTCACGGACGAGGCCCGCGCCCGTCTGCTGGCCGAGGTGGAGCAGCACGGCCTGGAGGCCATGCAGTTCACCGAGGAGGGTTCGCTCACCTACGACACGGTGCTCAAGCACTTCAGCTTCCGGTACGTGGTCGTGTCGGACGCCGAGGACGGCGAAGAGATGGCATCCGCGATCGCCGAGGACCGGGCGGAAACGACGCTGAAGGAGCACGGGTACGGCCACGGGCGCCTGCGTTCCACCGCGACGGACATGGACACAATGAAAATCAACTACAAGGGGCGCTGAGCGGCGGCTCGCGGCGCGACACCACACCGAGGGTCGCAGCATGAGTTCCTCCGACGCACACGTCATTGTCCGTGGACAGGCACAGGCAGTTCTGATCAAGGTGTGGCTGTTGCGGGACTACGGCGAGCGCATTGCCTCCGATCCCTCGTTCACCAGGGTCTTTGACGGGGCGCTCCACCTGGCGGACAGGCGCTTCGCCATCGGTGAGGTGTTGGGAGGGAGCCGGTTCGTCACGTACATCGGGGGGATCGCAACGGTGGCGAGTGCGGGTCGCATCGGACGATCCGAAGGTGTATGTGCGTGCTGGGGCCCAGCAGCGGAGAGTCGTGACGTCCCGCGCCTTGTGGATCGGGTGGCCCCAGCCCCTCGGCGAGGGTCCGTCCGCCGGCGGGGCGCTCACTGTCGTCATGTGCGACGTCGTGACCAGGGGTCCGACAATCGGTTGCCGCGCGGAAGGTGAGCGGACGCGTTACCGGGCAAGGTGCGGTGGGTGGTACGTCGAGAGGAGTGCCGAAGGAGATTCGGTCCCGCGACGTTCACGCCCCGGACATCGGCGACGGCCGGTCAGCCCGCACGAGCCCGCAGCCTGACACCACGTCGGCGGCACTCGGCGCACGCCTTCCCACGACCCGCACGCGCCCGCCGGTACGACACGGCCGTCGTCGAGCCTCTCGGTCTCGACGTAGGTGACATCGTCTTTGGTGAACACCCGTTTCGAGGGCGTGGTCGCGAAACTCATCGACAAGGCTGGACAGTCCGCTTCACCGACAGCAGCTCTGTCAACAGGTCGGTCATGCCTGACATCAGCAGCTGACACCGACAGAGGCGGACAGCGCCGGACCAGGCTGAATCTCAGCGAGCCAAGAACGAAGGCGTCTCAGGCCGAACCACTGGTGCCGGACTGTCCGCGATTGACCCGATGAGGATGAGGCCACACATTCACGTCGTGCTGTCGGCGGTGATGAGCGGGTGGGCTACCCTCACGGGCGCTCGACACGACCCTGCCGTGACGTGACCGGTGTGGGCGGCGAGAGGATCTGGACACCACAGCGACGGAGACGAGGAAGAGCCCCGTGAACAGACAGGTCCCGCGCACCGCCACGGCCTTGTATGCGACAGCCGCAACCTGCGCCGCCATAGGCGCTCTACTGTGGGTGCGCAGCCGTACCGCACCCAGGTTCTCCGTCCTCCTTTACGGATCCTCCCCGGACACCGACAGCTACAGCCACTCGGCGTGGCGGGTGTGGTCACCGGTGGTGCCCGAAGAACGCCTTGGCCTGTATCTCCTTGCGGCGGCGCTGGTACTGGCTACGACAGCGCGCCTGGTCTCCATCTGGCGCGACTGAACCGCGCCGGTGCGACGTTCCCGCATCGGCCTGTTGGGCTCTGGCCGTACAACAGCGAAGTACAGCAACCGCCGTCCACGCCCACCGACCAAATCGCCTCCGCAGCAAGCCGAAGCCGCCGCGGGGCGGCCACCGTAGTCGATGACGGCAGCCCCTGCACCCTCGGTCCACCCGTCGCCCAAGCCCCTCAAACGGGCCAGCGCACCCCACCCACCCGGCGGTAGCATGCGGCCCGAACCAGGAAGGCGGGGCCGATGGGCTTCGACGCAAAACGATCAGCACGCATCGCAGCCATGCAGGAAACGGCCCGGCCCATCTGGGAGACAACCGGCGACACGGACGCACTCCAGCAGTTCCTCAAAGACAACGGGTGCCACGGCGTGGAAGCCGTGTTCGTGACCATGCACCTGTTGAACTGCGATCTTGCCGAAGCTCAGCAAGCCTTCTTCAATGCCCCATGCCGCGACGCCGAACGCCGGTTCCACAACCACGTCATGGACCTGCTCACCGAGGCCGCAGACACCGAAGGCTGACCAGACCCAGAGCCGGCTGAGCTCCTTGACGCAGCCATCGAGACTCCGCCGATCTACGTGTTTGCGTGACCTCGCGGGATGAGCTGGACTTGCACACCGCCGGCCAACGCGCGGACTGTACCTGGATCAAGGCTGTTCCGGAGAAGATTCGCGTTCCCGGCCCCGGCCTGGGGAGTGTCTTCAAAGTCCCGTCTGCCCGGTGCTGTGTGATGCACATGCTCCCTAGGGCATTCCGGGAGGGACAGGCTCCGCGGTACCGCGCCGCGCCACGAACACGAACTCCCTGCCCGGCCGGTCGGGTGCGTCGCGTACGTCCTCGACGACGAAGCCGTGCTCGTGCA from Streptomyces sp. NBC_01707 includes the following:
- a CDS encoding IclR family transcriptional regulator, coding for MGRLVPAVTRALDVLELFLHGDGTLSAPEVTRKLQLPRTTVHELLTTLAARSYLVALPDQPGRYRLGVRTYQLGSRYAEQLDLAAEGQQVAREVAETCGETVHVAILEDTDVIYIAKVDSTHAVRMVSAAGRRLPAHCTSVGKMLLATLPDRELDARLDGRELTGMTPNSITDPAELRTVLTGVRERGVAMEHRESNPDVSCVAAPVRDRAGRVVAALSISVPMIRWSEKREQELAVLAADGADALSARLGHHRREQ
- a CDS encoding bifunctional phosphatase PAP2/diacylglycerol kinase family protein, which encodes MSSPSNASSAPSPTGLRTWLHRGDLAVFRSVAGRHWPGAGPVLPRLSRSADHGLLWFGAAAGMAALGGSARARRAALRGVVSLAVASAAINTVGKGAVRRERPVLDAVPVIRRLTRQPFTTSFPSGHAASAAAFATGVALESKGWGAAVAPLALAVAASRVYTGVHYPSDVVAGAALGIGAAFALRGVVPTRGQLPAPGRPPAHAPALPGGRGLVVVVNQESGSATATASLVRDSLPLAEVVECAPGELSTELEKAAGRGRALGICGGDGTVNSAAAVAAAHRVPLAVFPGGTLNHFAYDLGIETVDDVCAALAAGDAVRVDLGRFRPGPDGPTGAPGYFLNAFSLGAYPELVRTREHWAPRIGGWPAGVLAALHVLRGDRPLEAELQGERRPLWLLFVGNGLFRRVGPAPGRRHNLADGLLDVRAVHGGRTPGLRLLAAAVAGPLTRSPVHAAVRLRRVRIAGLAPGTPYAYDGEVAHSQRELVIDKLPEALTVYCPMPV
- a CDS encoding class I SAM-dependent methyltransferase, with amino-acid sequence MPKETAVYTHGHHESVLRSHRWRTAANSAAYLIGELRPGMAVLDVGCGPGTITADLAALVAPGRVTAVDTSGEILDRAAEVAARRGLENIEFATADVHDLDFPDDSFDIVHAHQVLQHVGDPVQALREMRRVCRPGGIVAARDSDYAAMAWYPEAPVMDAWLELYRRVARANGGEPDAGRRLLCWARQAGFTDITPSAAAWCFATPENRVWWSGLWADRTVGSVYAKLAVDGGHATTAQLNDIAAAWHTWGEQEDAWFMVPHGEVLCRA
- a CDS encoding VOC family protein — protein: MEILGTTLRICVDDLEAAVAFYEDLTASPALRFERGGVSVAAISCFLLMSGPESELEILRKVTATIAVKNVDDAYESLTRVGARILAGPVPTPVGRNLIAVHPDGSVFEYVDRNLPA
- a CDS encoding DUF6204 family protein, whose protein sequence is MSTQHTYRVIVRGTWEGLTDEARARLLAEVEQHGLEAMQFTEEGSLTYDTVLKHFSFRYVVVSDAEDGEEMASAIAEDRAETTLKEHGYGHGRLRSTATDMDTMKINYKGR
- a CDS encoding TIGR03086 family metal-binding protein — protein: MASHTPSARALLDRHAEALRLFTDRVHAVRDDQWSASTPCTEWSVRDLVTHLTTEQLWVPSLLTEGRTVAEVGDAFDGDVLGDDPVTVWDRAAAEARKAFEAPGVLKRTVNLSYGDSAADAYCAQMVSDAVVHSWDLSRAIGADERLPEDLVEFTRREVGPYVQSLSQTGLFAPPVKTGKGADPQTELLALLGRQVRQKRQ
- a CDS encoding DUF5107 domain-containing protein, producing MATTVRRAVLTLPAAPLGPENPLPALRPLDEMHVVDDRDRAGLPRDMARQIGYEPLTTVLPVRILDGYGRERTPTGLDAIVIENDRLRATVLPGLGGRIHSLHHKPTGRELLYTNPVLQPADFALNGAWFSGGIEWNIGATGHTTLSCAPVHAARVTAPDGGEMVRLWEWERLRDLPFQVDLWLPEDSDFLHVGVRIRNPHEHTAPVYWWSNIAVPEGARSRVLAPADEAWHFGYERTLTRVPVPETGSVDRTYPLRSDFPADYFYEVPDGTRRWIASLDEDGHGLVQTSTDTLRGRKLFLWGSGPGGRRWQQWLTEPGTVGYAEIQAGLARTQLEHIPLEPGAEFSWLESYGPLTADPGVVHGDDWAAARAETEQRLAEALPRADVDAAYAVWRPHADTEPGESLATGSGWGALEVRRGKYRLPGTPFAESTLGEQQAPWLHLLDQGAFPEPRRVTPPGPSLVSAHWRDMLETASAEPLTEYHLGVAQWHAGDRAQAVRSWERGLALAPSRWPLLRCLAVAAQEGGQRNRAADHYAEAFEDLCAERRDDGEAWTAATTALGHEAIEALLAAGRTDEARTVWDGLRPAIRQRGRFRLLEARLLLAEGDRGAARAVFDEGFEVADLREGAEILDEVWSALTDEPLPEAYNYRMRPRS